A window of Apium graveolens cultivar Ventura chromosome 8, ASM990537v1, whole genome shotgun sequence contains these coding sequences:
- the LOC141676739 gene encoding SKP1-like protein 21, which translates to MVFDYFRFAVALGRDCEERKLYIDELLQRDEHSLWSLLRAANCLQVSGLYEMIRDTLAQNTEKSVSEIEHDLSRSFKQCAKGEELEPHKNVNIRARLSNKLFVKQTKKLDEVPNIKNVEAAELEAPEPEARSIDDLLSFINGDGDTRGGQTSKKKKKNRNKGKEKKKTSSINVFASTEASALEKITENSEQDLNASNSAYDRGSAADRLQLLGTQHESFNAEGDIVDNDLDPALLEEINREVEDFEIRLMTNALRLERNEIFQRLGIDYVA; encoded by the exons ATGGTATTTGATTATTTTCGTTTTGCTGTAGCGTTGGGTCGGGATTGCGAG GAGCGCAAGTTGTATATTGATGAACTTCTTCAAAGGGATGAACACTCTCTTTGGTCGTTGCTTCGTGCTGCAAACTGTCTACAAGTTAGTGGGCTATATGAAATGATCCGCGACACTCTTGCTCAAAACACTGAGAAGAGTGTCTCGGAAATAGAGCACGATTTATCTAGATCTTTCAAGCAGTGTGCGAAG GGAGAAGAGCTGGAACCTCACAAGAATGTCAACATACGTGCCAGGCTTTCAAATAAGCTGTTTGTGAAACAGACGAAAAAGCTCGACGAGGTACCGAATATAAAG AATGTGGAGGCAGCAGAACTGGAGGCTCCGGAGCCTGAAGCTCGTTCAATTGATGACCTCCTTTCTTTTATCAATGGCGATGGAG ATACCAGAGGGGGTCAAACCtcaaagaagaagaaaaagaatcgTAACAAAGGGAAAGAGAAGAAGAAAACTTCTTCTATCAATGTTTTTGCTTCAACTGAGGCCTCTGCTTTAGAGAAAATCACCGAGAACAGTGAGCAG GACTTGAATGCTTCTAATTCTGCATACGATAGAGGTTCCGCTGCTGATAGATTACAACTACTGGGCACTCAACATGAGAGCTTCAATGCTGAGGGAGACATTGTTGATAATGATCTGGATCCCGCTTTGTTGGAAGAGATTAATAG GGAAGTAGAGGATTTTGAAATAAGGCTGATGACGAATGCATTGCGTTTAGAAAGGAATGAAATTTTTCAAAGACTTG GAATAGACTATGTTGCTTGA